A genomic window from Silene latifolia isolate original U9 population chromosome Y, ASM4854445v1, whole genome shotgun sequence includes:
- the LOC141631511 gene encoding E3 ubiquitin-protein ligase SINAT3-like, translating into MIYMMRVKLKSSYLKDLDNMPWYYVLLPCAFAAALAHPRGGYSIFIRFLWPFSMSLEAISVLPQLRLIQNAKVFHCFGRYFCLHFEAFQLGMSHVYMAFLRFMDDESEARKYNHSLEMGGYGRKLTWDGPPRSIRDSHRKVRDSHDGLIIQRKLALFFSGGDMKELKLRVTGRISKGDHNSDSGTSF; encoded by the exons ATGATTTATATGATGCGAGTTAAATTGAAATCAAGTTACCTGAAAGACCTAGACAACATGCCCTGGTATTATGTG TTACTGCCATGCGCTTTTGCTGCAGCTCTAGCCCATCCTAGAGGCGGATATAGTATTTTTATCCGTTTTTTGTGGCCTTTCAGCATGTCTCTTGAGGCCATCTCAGTGCTCCCTCAACTCCGTCTGATTCAGAATGCTAAG GTCTTCCATTGCTTTGGTCGGTATTTTTGCTTGCACTTTGAAGCATTCCAGCTTGGGATGTCTCACGTTTATATGGCATTTCTTCGGTTCATGGATGATGAGAGTGAAGCTCGAAAGTATAATCACAGCTTAGAGATGGGTGGATATGGGAGAAAATTAACATGGGATGGGCCACCAAGAAGCATTCGAGACAGTCACCGAAAAGTGAGAGACAGCCACGATGGTCTTATTATCCAACGCAAGTTGGCACTTTTCTTCTCCGGAGGGGACATGAAGGAGCTTAAGCTCCGTGTTACCGGCAGAATATCCAAGGGGGACCATAACTCTGATTCCGGGACTAGTTTCTGA